The nucleotide sequence CATCGAGCTGGCCGAGGACGTCAAGGGCACCACCTACCCGAATCCGCCGGTGGGCGCGGTCGTGCTCGACCGCGACGGGGAGATCGTCGGCGTCGGCGCCACCGAGCCGCCCGGCGGCCCGCACGCCGAGGTGCTGGCACTGCGGCGCGCCGGGACCCGCGCCGCGGGCGGCACCGCGGTGGTCACCCTCGAACCGTGCAACCACCACGGCCGTACCCCGCCGTGCGTCGACGCGCTGCTCGCCGCCGGGGTCGGCACCGTCGTCTACGCGGTCGCCGACCCCAACCCGGTCGCGTCGGGCGGCTCGGCGCGGCTGACCGCCGCCGGGGTGGACGTCCGCTCCGGCGTACTCGCCGACGACGTCGCGGCGGGACCGCTGCGGCAGTGGCTGCACAAGCTCTCGACCGGCCGTCCGCACGTGACGTGGAAGTTCGCCGCGAGCGTGGACGGCCGCAGCGCGGCCGCCGACGGCAGCAGCCAGTGGATCACCGGCGAGGCGGCGCGCGCCGACGTGCACCGCATCCGCGCGGTCGTCGACGCCATCGTGGTCGGAACGGGCACGGTGTTCGCCGACGACCCGACGCTCACCGCGCGGCGGCCCGACGGCGGCCTCGCCGACCGCCAGCCGCTGCGGGTGGTGGTGGGGGAGCGGGAAATCCCGTCGGAGGCGAAGGTGCTCAACGACGACTCGCGCACCATGGTGATCCGCACGCGCGATCCCCGGGAGGTCATCGCCGCGCTGTCGGACCGGACCGACGTGCTGCTCGAGGGCGGTCCCACGCTCGCCGGGGCTTTCCTGCGCGCCGGCGCGGTCGACCGGATCCTCGCCTACGTCGCCCCGATCTTGCTGGGCGGGCCCGTCGTCGCCGTCGATGACGTCGGCGTGGGAGGCATCGGGCAGGCGCACCGCTGGCGGTTCGACGGCGTCGCGCAGATCGGGCCGGATCTGCGGCTCAGCCTGGTTCCCGGCCCGCCGGGTGGCGGCGGTCACTGA is from Mycolicibacterium grossiae and encodes:
- the ribD gene encoding bifunctional diaminohydroxyphosphoribosylaminopyrimidine deaminase/5-amino-6-(5-phosphoribosylamino)uracil reductase RibD; this translates as MTPEAAMRRAIELAEDVKGTTYPNPPVGAVVLDRDGEIVGVGATEPPGGPHAEVLALRRAGTRAAGGTAVVTLEPCNHHGRTPPCVDALLAAGVGTVVYAVADPNPVASGGSARLTAAGVDVRSGVLADDVAAGPLRQWLHKLSTGRPHVTWKFAASVDGRSAAADGSSQWITGEAARADVHRIRAVVDAIVVGTGTVFADDPTLTARRPDGGLADRQPLRVVVGEREIPSEAKVLNDDSRTMVIRTRDPREVIAALSDRTDVLLEGGPTLAGAFLRAGAVDRILAYVAPILLGGPVVAVDDVGVGGIGQAHRWRFDGVAQIGPDLRLSLVPGPPGGGGH